TTGAGCGAGCTCTCGGCGAGTCTCGCCCACGAGCTGAACCAGCCGCTCGCGGTCTTGCTCAGCAATGCCCAGGCGGGCCTGCGCCTCCTCGACTTCGATCCTCCGGATCTCGATGAGACGAGGGTGACGCTCGATGACCTGGTTTCTGATGTCAAGCGCGCCAACGAGGTGGTGCGGCGCGTCCGCCAGCTGGTGCGCACCGGAGAGCCGGAAACCAGCGCGGTCGATCTGGCCGAGGTCGTTTCAGACGCGCTTCACCTGCTGACAAACGACGCCCTTCAGCGGCGCGTGCGGGTAGAGACGCACATCACGCCTGTGCCGCCGGTGCGCGCCGACCAGCTCAAGGTTCAGCAGGTGGTGATGAACCTGCTCATCAATGCATTCGAGAGCTTTCCCCGCGAAGTCGGGTCGGAGCCGCGCGAGGTCGATGTCGCCCAGACGCCACCACCAGCGCTCACGCGGGCGCCACCGTACGCCAAGCCGCTCGTGCCCATGTAGCGGTACTGCAAGAACAGCGCCGTCTTGGGGTCGACGTTGTACGAGAGCCCGAGCTTCACCTGATAGGCGAATGCGGTGGTGCTGACACCCGGCGTGTCGAAGACATCGAGCTGGTGCTGCGCTCTGCAGCCTGAGCTCAGATTGGTGAGTCCCGCACTGAGGCCGGCGTACCAGCCTTCTCCGGCGAGGGCGAGGTGCTCTTCGACGGCGCGCTGTTCGTTGTGGGAGCTTCGTCAGCACGTTCGACCGGCGCCATCGACAGGGTGAGGAGCGCCACCGCGGCCACGAGGCCACGGAGGGGGTTCAGCTTCACGTTGACCCCTCCTGGAGAGTCTTGGACTGCCGCGTTTGGCTCGGGCAATCCGCCCTGGATCCTGCCATCTCCCCGGGCTCCGCAGATAGTTGGACCTTGGTCCTACTGAGGGCGATCTCGACGGTGACACGCGGTGACGAGGAGAGAGCAAGGTCTCAGGTGCACGAGAGCACCTGATAGAAACGCACGAGGTCGGCGGCCGACGCAGCTCGCAGGTTCGCCATGACGCG
This window of the Pseudomonadota bacterium genome carries:
- a CDS encoding P44/Msp2 family outer membrane protein, with product MSSGCRAQHQLDVFDTPGVSTTAFAYQVKLGLSYNVDPKTALFLQYRYMGTSGLAYGGARVSAGGGVWATSTSRGSDPTSRGKLSNALMSRFITTC